The genomic window CTCTGGCGATAAGGTGACACTGGTAGGTTTTGGCTCTTTTGAATCACGAGAACGCAAGGCTCGTGAAGGTCGTAACCCCAAAACTAACGAAAAGATGGAAATTCCCGCTACTAGAGTTCCTGCTTTCTCTGCTGGTAAGCTATTTAGAGAAAGAGTTGCGCCCCCAAAAGCGTAGGCGTTACTTTTAGGAATTTTGATTTGATGCGGCAACCGGCTCATGGGGGAAATTTAGCTTGGGCAGCAGCACTAGCTGGCTGTCCGGCTGATGCTATTGTGGATTTTTCTGCGAGTATCAGCCCCTTAGGCCCACCCAAAAGTGCGATCGCTGCTATTCACTCGCAAATGGGTAATCTCAGGCACTATCCAGACCCAGATTACAGTGACCTAAGATTAGCTCTAGGTGACTTCCATCAACTGCCGCCAGAG from Nostoc sp. UHCC 0870 includes these protein-coding regions:
- a CDS encoding HU family DNA-binding protein, whose protein sequence is MNKGELVDAVSEKASVTKKQADAVLTAALETIIEAVSSGDKVTLVGFGSFESRERKAREGRNPKTNEKMEIPATRVPAFSAGKLFRERVAPPKA